A section of the Tenrec ecaudatus isolate mTenEca1 chromosome 10, mTenEca1.hap1, whole genome shotgun sequence genome encodes:
- the TRPV2 gene encoding transient receptor potential cation channel subfamily V member 2 isoform X2 codes for MTAPASCPAFRLETSDGGQGDGTEGDKGNLGHGDGPPPMESSFQGEDRNFSPQIKVNLNYRKVQSASKPDPERFDRDRLFSVVSRGVPEGLAGLAAYLRKTSKYLTDSEYTEGSTGKTCLMKALLNLQGGTNACILPLLQIDKNSGNPTPLVNAQCTDDYYRGHSALHIAIEKRSLPCVKLLVENGADVHARACGHFFQKKSQGACFYFGELPLSLAACIKQWDVVTYLLENPHQPASLQATDSLGNTVLHALVMIADNSDENSALVIRMYDALLRISARLCPTVRLEDIPNRQGFTPLKLAAKEGKIEIFRHILQREFSGEYQPLSRKFTEWCYGPVRVSLYDLDSVDSWEENSVLEIIAFHCRSPRRHRMVVLEPLNKLLQAKWELLTPKFYINLLSYLVYMVIFTAVAYHQPALEKGWRPLKPTAGNSMLLLGHILILLGGLHLLFGQLWYFWRRRLFIWISFMDSYFELLFLLQALLTVLSQVLCLLAIEWYLPLLVSSLVLGWLNLLYYSRGFQHTGIYSIMIQKVILRDLLRFLLVYFVFLFGFAVALVSLSRETKVPKALSDLNATDGEHHKVGQADEEGHVVPYRGILDASLELFKFTIGMGELTFQEQLRFRGVVLLLLLAYVLLTYVLLLNMLIALMSETVNNVANDSWSIWKLQKAISVLEMENGYWWYRQKKQRAGVMLKVGTQLDGSPDERWCFRVEEVNWVSWEKTLPTVCEEPAGAQVLGITKNPTLISQHEEDHASEEDHLPLQQLQ; via the exons ATGACCGCGCCTGCCAGCTGTCCTGCTTTCAGGCTCGAGACTTCCGATGGAGGCCAGGGAGATGGTACTGAGGGGGACAAAGGAAATCTGGGGCATGGGGACGGGCCACCTCCCATGGAGTCATCGTTCCAGGGTGAGGACCGCAACTTCTCCCCTCAGATCAAAGTGAACCTCAACTATCGGAAGGTACAGAGTGCCAG CAAACCCGATCCTGAGCGCTTTGATCGTGACCGGCTCTTCAGCGTGGTCTCCCGGGGCGTCCCAGAGGGGCTGGCTGGATTGGCAGCGTACTTGCGCAAGACCAGTAAATACCTCACGGACTCAGAATACACAG AGGGCTCCACGGGCAAGACGTGCCTCATGAAGGCCTTGCTGAACCTTCAGGGTGGCACCAACGCCTGCATCCTGCCGCTGCTCCAGATCGACAAGAACTCGGGCAACCCCACGCCGCTGGTCAATGCCCAGTGCACGGATGACTACTACCGAGGCCACAGTGCCTTGCACATTGCCATCGAGAAGCGGAGCCTGCCGTGTGTGAAGCTCCTGGTGGAGAACGGGGCAGATGTGCATGCCCGGGCCTGCGGCCACTTCTTCCAGAAGAAGAGCCAAGGGGCTTGCTTCTATTTTG GTGAGCTGCCCCTCTCTCTGGCCGCATGCATCAAGCAGTGGGATGTGGTGACCTACCTCCTGGAGAACCCGCACCAGCCGGCCAGTCTGCAGGCCACTGACTCCTTGGGCAACACAGTGCTACATGCCCTGGTTATGATTGCTGACAACTCGGACGAGAACAGCGCCCTGGTGATCCGCATGTACGATGCGCTGCTGCGGATCAGCGCCCGCCTCTGCCCCACTGTACGGCTCGAGGACATCCCCAACAGACAGGGCTTTACTCCTCTGAAGCTGGCCGCCAAGGAGGGCAAAATCGAG ATTTTCAGACATATCCTGCAGCGTGAGTTCTCAGGGGAGTACCAGCCACTTTCCCGAAAGTTCACGGAGTGGTGCTATGGGCCTGTCCGTGTGTCGCTGTACGACCTGGATTCTGTGGACAGCTGGGAGGAGAACTCCGTGCTGGAAATCATCGCCTTTCACTGCAGGAGCCCG CGCCGACACCGAATGGTCGTTTTGGAGCCACTGAACAAACTGCTGCAGGCGAAATGGGAGCTGCTCACCCCCAAGTTCTACATCAACCTGCTCTCTTACCTGGTTTACATGGTCATCTTCACAGCCGTGGCCTATCACCAGCCAGCCCTGGAAAAG GGCTGGCGTCCCCTGAAGCCGACAGCTGGAAACTCTATGCTGCTGCTGGGCCACATCCTGATCCTGCTTGGGGGGCTGCACCTCCTCTTTGGCCAG CTGTGGTACTTCTGGCGGCGGCGCCTGTTCATCTGGATCTCGTTCATGGACAGCTACTTCGAGCTCCTCTT TCTGCTCCAGGCCCTGCTCACAGTGCTGTCCCAGGTGCTGTGTCTCTTGGCCATTGAGTGGTATCTGCCCCTGCTGGTGTCCTCGCTGGTGCTGGGCTGGCTGAATCTGCTGTACTACTCGCGTGGCTTCCAGCACACAGGCATCTACAGCATCATGATCCAGAAG GTCATCCTGAGGGACCTGCTCCGTTTTCTTCTGGTctactttgtcttcctttttggctttgctGTAG CACTGGTGAGCCTGAGCAGGGAGACCAAGGTCCCCAAGGCCCTCTCGGACCTCAATGCCACAGATGGAGAGCATCACAAGGTGGGACAGGCAGATGAGGAGGGTCACGTGGTCCCATACAGGGGCATCCTGGACGCCTCCCTGGAGCTCTTCAAGTTCACCATCGGCATGGGTGAGCTGACCTTCCAGGAGCAGCTGCGCTTCCGTggggtggtgctgctgctgctgctggcctaCGTCCTGCTCACCTACGTGCTGCTTCTCAACATGCTCATCGCCCTCATGAGTGAGACCGTCAACAATGTTGCCAATGACAGCTGGAGCATCTGGAAGCTACAG AAAGCCATCTCGGTCCTCGAGATGGAGAATGGCTACTGGTGGTACCGGCAGAAGAAGCAGCGGGCGGGGGTGATGCTGAAAGTGGGCACCCAGCTGGACGGGAGCCCCGATGAGCGCTGGTGCTTCCG GGTGGAGGAAGTGAATTGGGTCTCGTGGGAGAAGACGCTGCCCACCGTGTGCGAGGAGCCAGCCGGAGCCCAAGTCCTTG GCATCACGAAGAACCCTACTCTGATTTCCCAACATGAGGAAGACCATGCTTCAGAGGAAGACCATCTACCCCTCCAGCAACTCCAGTGA
- the TRPV2 gene encoding transient receptor potential cation channel subfamily V member 2 isoform X1 has protein sequence MTAPASCPAFRLETSDGGQGDGTEGDKGNLGHGDGPPPMESSFQGEDRNFSPQIKVNLNYRKVQSASSKPDPERFDRDRLFSVVSRGVPEGLAGLAAYLRKTSKYLTDSEYTEGSTGKTCLMKALLNLQGGTNACILPLLQIDKNSGNPTPLVNAQCTDDYYRGHSALHIAIEKRSLPCVKLLVENGADVHARACGHFFQKKSQGACFYFGELPLSLAACIKQWDVVTYLLENPHQPASLQATDSLGNTVLHALVMIADNSDENSALVIRMYDALLRISARLCPTVRLEDIPNRQGFTPLKLAAKEGKIEIFRHILQREFSGEYQPLSRKFTEWCYGPVRVSLYDLDSVDSWEENSVLEIIAFHCRSPRRHRMVVLEPLNKLLQAKWELLTPKFYINLLSYLVYMVIFTAVAYHQPALEKGWRPLKPTAGNSMLLLGHILILLGGLHLLFGQLWYFWRRRLFIWISFMDSYFELLFLLQALLTVLSQVLCLLAIEWYLPLLVSSLVLGWLNLLYYSRGFQHTGIYSIMIQKVILRDLLRFLLVYFVFLFGFAVALVSLSRETKVPKALSDLNATDGEHHKVGQADEEGHVVPYRGILDASLELFKFTIGMGELTFQEQLRFRGVVLLLLLAYVLLTYVLLLNMLIALMSETVNNVANDSWSIWKLQKAISVLEMENGYWWYRQKKQRAGVMLKVGTQLDGSPDERWCFRVEEVNWVSWEKTLPTVCEEPAGAQVLGITKNPTLISQHEEDHASEEDHLPLQQLQ, from the exons ATGACCGCGCCTGCCAGCTGTCCTGCTTTCAGGCTCGAGACTTCCGATGGAGGCCAGGGAGATGGTACTGAGGGGGACAAAGGAAATCTGGGGCATGGGGACGGGCCACCTCCCATGGAGTCATCGTTCCAGGGTGAGGACCGCAACTTCTCCCCTCAGATCAAAGTGAACCTCAACTATCGGAAGGTACAGAGTGCCAG CAGCAAACCCGATCCTGAGCGCTTTGATCGTGACCGGCTCTTCAGCGTGGTCTCCCGGGGCGTCCCAGAGGGGCTGGCTGGATTGGCAGCGTACTTGCGCAAGACCAGTAAATACCTCACGGACTCAGAATACACAG AGGGCTCCACGGGCAAGACGTGCCTCATGAAGGCCTTGCTGAACCTTCAGGGTGGCACCAACGCCTGCATCCTGCCGCTGCTCCAGATCGACAAGAACTCGGGCAACCCCACGCCGCTGGTCAATGCCCAGTGCACGGATGACTACTACCGAGGCCACAGTGCCTTGCACATTGCCATCGAGAAGCGGAGCCTGCCGTGTGTGAAGCTCCTGGTGGAGAACGGGGCAGATGTGCATGCCCGGGCCTGCGGCCACTTCTTCCAGAAGAAGAGCCAAGGGGCTTGCTTCTATTTTG GTGAGCTGCCCCTCTCTCTGGCCGCATGCATCAAGCAGTGGGATGTGGTGACCTACCTCCTGGAGAACCCGCACCAGCCGGCCAGTCTGCAGGCCACTGACTCCTTGGGCAACACAGTGCTACATGCCCTGGTTATGATTGCTGACAACTCGGACGAGAACAGCGCCCTGGTGATCCGCATGTACGATGCGCTGCTGCGGATCAGCGCCCGCCTCTGCCCCACTGTACGGCTCGAGGACATCCCCAACAGACAGGGCTTTACTCCTCTGAAGCTGGCCGCCAAGGAGGGCAAAATCGAG ATTTTCAGACATATCCTGCAGCGTGAGTTCTCAGGGGAGTACCAGCCACTTTCCCGAAAGTTCACGGAGTGGTGCTATGGGCCTGTCCGTGTGTCGCTGTACGACCTGGATTCTGTGGACAGCTGGGAGGAGAACTCCGTGCTGGAAATCATCGCCTTTCACTGCAGGAGCCCG CGCCGACACCGAATGGTCGTTTTGGAGCCACTGAACAAACTGCTGCAGGCGAAATGGGAGCTGCTCACCCCCAAGTTCTACATCAACCTGCTCTCTTACCTGGTTTACATGGTCATCTTCACAGCCGTGGCCTATCACCAGCCAGCCCTGGAAAAG GGCTGGCGTCCCCTGAAGCCGACAGCTGGAAACTCTATGCTGCTGCTGGGCCACATCCTGATCCTGCTTGGGGGGCTGCACCTCCTCTTTGGCCAG CTGTGGTACTTCTGGCGGCGGCGCCTGTTCATCTGGATCTCGTTCATGGACAGCTACTTCGAGCTCCTCTT TCTGCTCCAGGCCCTGCTCACAGTGCTGTCCCAGGTGCTGTGTCTCTTGGCCATTGAGTGGTATCTGCCCCTGCTGGTGTCCTCGCTGGTGCTGGGCTGGCTGAATCTGCTGTACTACTCGCGTGGCTTCCAGCACACAGGCATCTACAGCATCATGATCCAGAAG GTCATCCTGAGGGACCTGCTCCGTTTTCTTCTGGTctactttgtcttcctttttggctttgctGTAG CACTGGTGAGCCTGAGCAGGGAGACCAAGGTCCCCAAGGCCCTCTCGGACCTCAATGCCACAGATGGAGAGCATCACAAGGTGGGACAGGCAGATGAGGAGGGTCACGTGGTCCCATACAGGGGCATCCTGGACGCCTCCCTGGAGCTCTTCAAGTTCACCATCGGCATGGGTGAGCTGACCTTCCAGGAGCAGCTGCGCTTCCGTggggtggtgctgctgctgctgctggcctaCGTCCTGCTCACCTACGTGCTGCTTCTCAACATGCTCATCGCCCTCATGAGTGAGACCGTCAACAATGTTGCCAATGACAGCTGGAGCATCTGGAAGCTACAG AAAGCCATCTCGGTCCTCGAGATGGAGAATGGCTACTGGTGGTACCGGCAGAAGAAGCAGCGGGCGGGGGTGATGCTGAAAGTGGGCACCCAGCTGGACGGGAGCCCCGATGAGCGCTGGTGCTTCCG GGTGGAGGAAGTGAATTGGGTCTCGTGGGAGAAGACGCTGCCCACCGTGTGCGAGGAGCCAGCCGGAGCCCAAGTCCTTG GCATCACGAAGAACCCTACTCTGATTTCCCAACATGAGGAAGACCATGCTTCAGAGGAAGACCATCTACCCCTCCAGCAACTCCAGTGA